A genomic segment from Legionella micdadei encodes:
- the ppa gene encoding inorganic diphosphatase has protein sequence MGLMEIKSGRNVPNEVNVIIEIPMNGAPVKYEVDKETGALFVDRFMSTAMFYPANYGYIPHTLSEDGDPVDVLVITPVPMISGGVIPCRPVGMLKMTDEAGVDAKLLAVPTSKLTKMFDSVKTYQDLPRHLLLTIEHFFQHYKDLEEGKWVKLNGWEGPEAAHQEIISSVERYNKQDNA, from the coding sequence ATGGGCTTAATGGAGATTAAAAGCGGTCGTAATGTTCCAAACGAAGTTAATGTTATCATTGAAATCCCCATGAATGGGGCGCCGGTAAAGTACGAAGTTGATAAAGAAACTGGAGCGTTATTTGTTGATCGGTTCATGTCAACAGCAATGTTTTATCCTGCAAACTACGGCTACATTCCCCATACCCTATCGGAGGATGGAGATCCAGTTGATGTTTTGGTTATTACTCCAGTCCCTATGATCAGTGGGGGTGTAATTCCTTGCCGTCCGGTTGGCATGCTTAAGATGACTGATGAGGCTGGTGTTGATGCAAAATTATTGGCTGTTCCCACGAGCAAGTTGACTAAAATGTTTGACTCAGTTAAGACTTATCAAGATTTACCTCGCCATTTGCTGCTGACAATCGAACATTTCTTCCAACATTATAAAGACTTAGAAGAAGGAAAATGGGTAAAATTAAACGGCTGGGAAGGTCCAGAAGCGGCTCATCAGGAAATCATATCGAGCGTCGAGCGGTATAATAAACAGGATAATGCTTAA
- a CDS encoding histidine triad nucleotide-binding protein: MSCLFCKIVSGEIPATVVFEDPEIIVIRDIRPQAPTHLLVLPKQHIATINDTDSKDEQLLGRMILTGKKMAKAEQISENGYRLVFNINSGGGQEVYHIHLHVLGGRQMTWPPG; the protein is encoded by the coding sequence ATGAGCTGCTTATTTTGCAAAATTGTTTCAGGGGAAATTCCAGCTACCGTGGTATTTGAGGATCCAGAAATAATCGTGATTCGAGATATAAGACCACAAGCGCCAACCCATTTATTGGTACTCCCTAAGCAACATATTGCTACAATTAATGATACAGACAGTAAGGATGAACAACTTTTAGGGCGAATGATCCTCACTGGCAAAAAAATGGCTAAAGCCGAACAGATCAGTGAGAATGGGTATCGTCTGGTTTTTAACATTAATTCCGGTGGCGGGCAGGAAGTTTACCACATTCATTTACATGTATTAGGTGGACGTCAAATGACATGGCCCCCTGGTTAG
- a CDS encoding monovalent cation:proton antiporter-2 (CPA2) family protein, which produces MNNLLFHVFIFLAAACIIVPIASRFKLGSVLGYLIVGILIGPFGFKLIGNAEQIMSFAEFGVIMMLFLIGLELEPETLWRLRKAIVGLGSLQVLFTTAILTIFGILLGYDWRVSIAISMALSLSSTALVLQMLQEKNLMRTTTGETAFAVLLFQDIAVIPILIIMPLLVAKGITPVHQSGLLDALPSWIQAGIIAGVIGTVIIVGHYLSHYFFYMIAQTNLREVFTATSLALIVGITLLMEAISISPGLGAFIAGVVLANSEYKRTLETDIEPFKGLLLGLFFISVGMRMDFSILAQNPSYLLSIVFFLISIKAIVLLLLGRFFRLTRLQTIGIALSLSQGSEFAFVLFQFAHTSRVISEETANFFILTIALSMAATPVLLLIYTRFIIPRFMSSLPPRYDSINEQNSVILAGYGRFGQIIGRFLTAQGIKLTILENDPEQIELLRKFGYKGYFGDASRLDLLKNAGADKAKLLIVAVDDADTSLEIVKLAKEEFPHLTIYSRARNRRHAYELHKAGVDYFKRETFDSSLAMAQEVMKFLGHNPETMRRKANAFKQHDELALVKSFDFFEKEHELISFSRQSAGELERILQEDRDSSIKTRKQ; this is translated from the coding sequence ATAATCTTCTCTTTCATGTCTTCATCTTTCTTGCCGCCGCTTGCATTATTGTACCTATTGCCAGTCGTTTCAAACTTGGCTCGGTCTTGGGCTACCTCATCGTTGGGATACTCATCGGACCGTTTGGCTTTAAATTGATTGGCAATGCTGAGCAAATCATGAGTTTTGCTGAATTCGGTGTCATCATGATGCTCTTTCTCATTGGCCTAGAACTTGAACCAGAAACATTATGGCGATTGCGCAAAGCGATAGTCGGCTTAGGAAGCCTGCAAGTCCTTTTCACCACAGCAATTCTCACAATTTTTGGCATCCTTTTAGGTTATGATTGGCGCGTGAGTATAGCAATCAGCATGGCCTTATCTTTATCCTCAACTGCCCTCGTTTTACAGATGCTGCAAGAAAAAAATTTAATGCGCACGACAACAGGCGAAACCGCCTTTGCGGTGCTATTATTTCAAGACATTGCGGTGATTCCCATTCTCATCATTATGCCCTTACTGGTAGCCAAAGGAATTACTCCGGTACACCAAAGCGGCTTGCTTGATGCCCTCCCAAGCTGGATTCAGGCAGGAATTATTGCTGGTGTCATTGGCACTGTGATTATAGTAGGCCATTATTTATCCCATTATTTTTTCTACATGATTGCCCAAACCAATTTACGCGAAGTATTTACCGCGACATCTTTGGCTCTCATTGTCGGCATCACCTTGCTCATGGAAGCCATCAGCATTTCACCTGGACTCGGTGCGTTTATTGCCGGGGTAGTGCTTGCCAATTCAGAATACAAGCGCACTTTAGAAACTGATATTGAACCTTTTAAAGGGTTATTGCTCGGATTGTTTTTTATCTCCGTTGGCATGAGAATGGACTTTAGCATTCTCGCCCAAAACCCAAGTTACCTATTAAGCATTGTCTTCTTCCTGATTTCAATTAAAGCAATAGTCCTTTTATTGCTGGGCCGTTTTTTTAGATTAACCCGGCTACAAACAATAGGCATCGCCCTTTCTCTCTCCCAGGGAAGCGAGTTCGCTTTTGTTTTATTCCAATTTGCTCATACTTCCAGAGTAATCAGCGAGGAGACTGCGAATTTTTTTATTCTGACAATTGCCTTATCCATGGCTGCGACTCCTGTTCTGCTATTAATTTACACTCGCTTTATCATTCCGCGATTTATGAGCAGTTTGCCTCCTCGATATGATTCAATCAATGAGCAAAATTCAGTTATTCTTGCAGGTTACGGCCGTTTTGGTCAGATCATTGGCCGCTTTCTTACTGCCCAAGGAATTAAATTAACCATCTTAGAAAATGACCCAGAGCAAATCGAATTATTGCGCAAATTTGGCTATAAAGGGTATTTTGGTGATGCCTCACGTTTAGATTTGCTTAAAAATGCTGGCGCGGATAAAGCCAAACTGCTTATTGTCGCCGTGGACGACGCAGACACCAGTTTAGAGATAGTAAAGCTCGCGAAGGAAGAATTTCCTCATCTCACTATCTATTCTCGTGCGCGCAACAGGCGTCATGCTTATGAGCTGCATAAAGCAGGGGTTGATTATTTTAAACGCGAAACGTTCGATTCATCATTGGCAATGGCGCAAGAGGTCATGAAATTTTTAGGACATAATCCCGAAACCATGCGCAGAAAAGCAAATGCTTTTAAACAACATGATGAATTAGCTTTAGTTAAATCGTTCGATTTTTTTGAAAAAGAACATGAGCTTATCAGTTTTTCCCGACAATCGGCGGGCGAACTTGAACGTATACTGCAAGAAGATCGTGATTCTTCGATCAAAACAAGGAAGCAATAG